One window of Grus americana isolate bGruAme1 chromosome 18, bGruAme1.mat, whole genome shotgun sequence genomic DNA carries:
- the LOC129214790 gene encoding TBC1 domain family member 24-like — protein MLQVGLSLPRSPGGAAGGFPMAEDENVGAGQEMFGSCPVTVVITSEADTWHIDASSCLGCGQFVDWDRMPDPEQQAHIPRDILSKPPKELKKLAREGYWAASRALRAQVYHQLIQQVACRLVTPDALVYRDVANRLFGKLSVSSHPLPEFLEGCSMPTYCLNLEGVTALKKILICVGNLFPDITYSPILPSLVALLLHYSEDEAQCFENISRLIASNAPHTSYIDQSFLAHQASCMTFGDLANKHCPAAHKLIASTSENVFEVYSKWLSWLFHDLPFNYAIRIFDVYLLEGQKVLYRIALALLKQYRLSVISAELEGTDVKADLQAFMQNIAEHVTVDKLLERAFGIRLFSRKEIWLLQMANRKALMERGITMVQGRQSFHLAVDMQNFSSSIVTAQEMRVIWSWIPERFSLFPPLMLFSTSEDGCSLQRFYACCEGYEPTVLLIKTTEGEVCGAFLSSDWSERKKSGVTSGFFGTGECFVFTVRPETERYEWVFIKKPELAKAVPRSRQRSPSPSPASLLGSSPDGRGTSSNRLTVPTPQRKGRLSPFLAIRHFLLPSKTASMFMSGSREGIIIGGGGGQALSLDANLLWGRTEHCETFDNPPLCQENFKVQLLEVWGFQNT, from the exons ATGCTGCAGGTGGGGCTCAgcctgccccgctcccccgggGGGGCGGCTGGCGGCTTCCCCATGGCCGAGGACGAGAACGTGGGCGCCGGGCAAG AGATGTTTGGCTCATGTCCAGTCACCGTCGTGATCACGTCCGAGGCTGACACTTGGCACATCGATGCCTCCTCTTGTCTGGGCTGTGGACAGTTCGTGGATTGGGACAGGATGCCAGACCCGGAGCAGCAGGCACATATCCCCCGAGACATCCTCAGCAAGCCCCCGAAGGAGCTGAAGAAGCTGGCGAGAGAAGGCTACTGGGCAGCAAGCCGCGCTCTGAGAGCTCAGGTCTACCACCAGCTCATTCAGCAAGTTGCCTGCCGGCTCGTCACCCCAGATGCTCTTGTCTACAGGGATGTGGCAAATCGGCTCTTCGGGAAGCTGAGCGTGAGCTCCCACCCTTTGCCCGAGTTCCTGGAAGGATGCTCCATGCCCACGTACTGCCTCAACCTGGAAGGGGTCACCGCCTTGAAGAAGATCCTCATCTGTGTTGGGAACCTTTTCCCTGACATTACCTACAGCCCCATCCTCCCCTCTCttgtggctctgctgctgcactaCAGCGAAGACGAAGCTCAGTGCTTCGAGAACATCTCTCGCCTCATTGCCAGCAATGCTCCCCACACCAGCTACATTGACCAGTCCTTCCTGGCCCACCAGGCCTCCTGCATGACTTTTGGGGATCTAGCCAACAAGCACTGCCCAGCAGCTCACAAACTCATAGCCAGCACCTCGGAGAACGTCTTTGAGGTCTATTCCAAATGGTTATCGTGGCTCTTTCATGACCTCCCCTTCAATTATGCCATCCGCATCTTTGATGTCTACCTGCTGGAGGGGCAGAAGGTCCTCTACCGCATTGCTCTGGCCTTGCTGAAGCAGTACAGGCTCTCAGTGATCTCTGCTGAGCTGGAGGGGACCGACGTCAAGGCAGATCTGCAGGCTTTCATGCAGAACATTGCTGAGCATGTGACCGTTGACAAACTCCTAGAGAGAGCCTTTGGCATCCGGCTGTTCTCCCGCAAGGAAATCTGGCTTCTCCAGATGGCCAACAGGAAGGCGTTAATGGAGAGGGGCATAACCATGGTGCAGGGCAG GCAGTCCTTCCACCTGGCCGTGGACATGCAGAACTTCAGCTCCAGCATTGTAACAGCTCAGGAGATGCGTGTCATCTGGTCCTGGATCCCCGAGCGCTTCTCCCTCTTCCCGCCGCTGATGCTCTTCTCCACTTCAGAAGATGGGTGCAGCCTGCAGAG GTTTTATGCGTGCTGCGAAGGCTACGAACCAACGGTGCTGCTCATAAAAACAACGGAGGGGGAG GTGTGCGGGGCGTTTCTCTCCTCCGACTggagtgaaaggaaaaagagtggGGTGACATCAGGCTTTTTTGGGACAGGGGAGTGCTTTGTGTTCACT gTGCGCCCCGAGACAGAGAGGTACGAGTGGGTGTTCATCAAGAAGCCAGAACTGGCCAAAGCCGTGCCACGCTCACGCCAGCGGtcaccttctccctctcccGCATCCCTCCTCGGCTCCTCCCCGGACGGCCGCGGCACCAGCTCAAACCGTCTCACCGTGCCCACGCCGCAGAGGAAAGGCCGTCTCTCCCCGTTTCTGGCCATCAGgcatttccttctgccttccaAAACTGCCTCCATGTTCATGTCCGGGTCACGGGAAGGGATCATTATTG gtggaggaggaggccAAGCTCTGTCCCTTGATGCCAACCTGCTCTGGGGGCGCACGGAGCACTGTGAGACCTTCGACAACCCTCCGCTCTGCCAGGAGAACTTCAAGGTGCAGCTCTTGGAAGTGTGGGGCTTTCAAAACACCTAG